A genomic region of Leptotrichia hofstadii contains the following coding sequences:
- a CDS encoding low molecular weight protein-tyrosine-phosphatase: MVKVLFVCLGNICRSPMAEAVFREMVKKESLSNKIIIDSAATSSWEHGNPVHHGTKTRLAKEGISVKGMYSRILNNDDLDADYIIGMDESNIENIELFTDGKNKGEIKMLLEYAGEKREIKDPWFTGDFDTTYDDVVKGCKALLEFIKRNDLNNNNSSK; this comes from the coding sequence ATGGTAAAAGTATTATTTGTCTGTCTAGGAAATATATGCCGTTCCCCAATGGCAGAAGCAGTCTTTCGGGAAATGGTAAAAAAAGAAAGCCTTTCTAATAAAATTATTATCGATTCAGCAGCAACAAGTTCATGGGAACACGGAAATCCAGTTCATCACGGTACTAAAACTAGGCTCGCCAAAGAAGGAATAAGTGTAAAAGGAATGTATTCCAGAATTTTAAATAACGATGATTTGGATGCCGATTATATTATTGGGATGGACGAAAGCAATATAGAAAATATCGAACTTTTTACAGATGGAAAAAATAAAGGCGAAATAAAAATGCTGTTAGAATATGCAGGAGAAAAACGGGAAATAAAAGATCCGTGGTTTACTGGCGATTTTGATACAACTTATGATGATGTGGTAAAAGGTTGTAAAGCGTTATTAGAATTTATTAAAAGGAATGATTTAAATAATAACAATTCCAGTAAATAA
- a CDS encoding tetratricopeptide repeat protein: protein MENIEFENFDNIENDDSGRMYEMGKNYYDSGSDILAEKYLKEAAKGGNRKAFLLLADIYLKYDKLNLAEKYLKKIADGGDFELQDKLGTVYKRKANFELAEYYYKQAISNGNQRAQYHLGKLYYLFKKKNLAIDYLKPVADERDQEAQVLLSKIYYDNGQIDLAEEYLHKAKDNGEAYYLLGKLYGEKQDIETAERHLKTAADDYDNKRAQEVLSKLYIDKNNLTLAKHYLTLLADENHLEAFASLGNIFADEKNYNLAYTNYGHFFEGKKRENAKVDMRKIDEAKLKFNFGKCCIKLGKFDVAEQNLKGSEYLKISDNVIEVAKLYEEAEQLKLAIQYYKSALHL from the coding sequence ATGGAAAATATCGAATTTGAAAATTTCGATAATATTGAAAATGATGATTCTGGACGAATGTATGAAATGGGGAAAAATTACTATGACAGCGGTTCCGACATACTTGCTGAAAAATACTTGAAGGAAGCTGCCAAAGGCGGTAACAGAAAGGCCTTTCTCTTGCTTGCTGATATTTATCTGAAATATGATAAACTAAATCTGGCAGAAAAATATTTAAAGAAAATCGCTGACGGCGGAGATTTTGAACTGCAGGATAAACTCGGAACTGTTTATAAAAGAAAGGCAAACTTTGAGCTGGCAGAGTACTATTATAAACAGGCTATAAGCAATGGAAATCAAAGAGCGCAGTATCACTTAGGAAAATTATATTATTTATTCAAAAAGAAAAATTTGGCAATAGATTACTTAAAACCTGTTGCTGATGAAAGAGACCAGGAAGCACAGGTACTGCTTTCCAAAATTTATTATGATAACGGTCAAATTGACCTAGCTGAAGAATATCTACATAAGGCCAAGGACAACGGGGAAGCATATTATCTCCTTGGAAAGCTTTATGGAGAGAAACAGGATATCGAAACTGCTGAAAGACATCTAAAAACAGCAGCAGATGACTATGACAACAAAAGAGCGCAGGAAGTACTTTCAAAACTTTATATTGATAAAAACAATCTCACTCTTGCAAAGCACTATTTAACATTGCTTGCTGATGAAAATCATCTGGAAGCCTTTGCCTCACTTGGAAATATATTTGCTGATGAAAAGAACTATAATCTTGCCTACACAAACTACGGACATTTTTTTGAAGGAAAAAAACGGGAAAATGCAAAAGTTGACATGAGAAAAATTGACGAAGCAAAACTTAAATTCAATTTTGGAAAATGCTGTATAAAACTTGGAAAATTCGATGTGGCTGAGCAAAACTTGAAAGGTAGCGAATATCTAAAAATTTCTGATAATGTAATTGAAGTTGCAAAACTTTACGAAGAAGCAGAACAGTTGAAATTGGCTATCCAATACTACAAATCAGCTTTACATCTGTAA
- a CDS encoding NAD-dependent protein deacylase produces the protein MDKISLLQKTIDESKRVVFFGGAGVSTESGIPDFRSANGVYNLKLDRNFSPEELVSHTMYEKYPEEFYDFYKKHLVYPNAKPNFAHKYLARLEQDGKLTAVITQNIDCLHEMAGSKNVLKLHGTVDSNTCVICGKKYNMEEFLEICETENIPHCSKCGGIIKPDVTLYEEVPNPDTFRKAINEISKADTLIIGGTSLIVYPAASLIHYFQGKNLVLINKSKTEQDTFANLVIHESIGEVFKKLK, from the coding sequence ATGGATAAAATAAGTTTGCTTCAAAAAACAATTGATGAAAGTAAAAGAGTTGTCTTTTTTGGAGGTGCGGGAGTTTCTACGGAATCAGGCATTCCTGATTTTAGAAGTGCAAATGGAGTCTACAATTTAAAACTTGATAGGAATTTTTCTCCAGAAGAGCTTGTTTCTCACACAATGTACGAGAAATATCCAGAAGAATTTTACGATTTTTATAAAAAACATCTTGTTTATCCAAATGCAAAACCGAATTTTGCTCATAAATATTTGGCAAGGCTGGAACAAGATGGAAAATTGACGGCTGTTATTACTCAAAATATCGACTGCCTGCATGAAATGGCTGGAAGCAAAAACGTCTTGAAACTGCATGGAACTGTTGACAGCAATACTTGTGTTATTTGCGGTAAAAAATATAATATGGAAGAATTTTTAGAAATCTGTGAAACTGAAAACATCCCTCATTGTTCAAAATGTGGCGGAATTATAAAACCAGATGTTACTTTGTATGAAGAAGTTCCTAATCCAGATACTTTTAGAAAAGCAATAAACGAAATATCCAAAGCTGATACACTAATTATAGGCGGAACTTCACTTATCGTGTATCCAGCCGCTTCCCTTATACATTATTTTCAAGGAAAAAATCTCGTGTTAATAAATAAATCCAAGACCGAGCAGGACACTTTTGCAAATTTAGTTATACACGAAAGCATAGGAGAAGTTTTTAAAAAATTAAAATAA
- a CDS encoding dihydroorotate oxidase encodes MATTKTSIGNFDFENCFMNAAGVYCYDRNELEQLINSQAGTFVTKTATLQPRPGNPEPRYHDTALGSINSMGLPNLGFDYYLDYLLELQKTHPHRTFFFSLVGMSTEDTHALLKKVQESDFKGITELNLSCPNVPGKPQIAYDLETTEKLLADIFSYFKKPLGVKLPPYFDIVHFDQAATVFNKFPLTFINCINSIGNGLVIEDESVVIKPKNGFGGIGGEYIKPTALANVHAFYQRLNPSIKIIGTGGVLTGQDAFEHILCGASMVQIGTTLHKEGPVAFERITNELKDIMDKKGYKTIEDFRGKLKYL; translated from the coding sequence ATGGCAACTACAAAAACATCCATCGGTAATTTTGATTTTGAAAACTGCTTTATGAATGCAGCGGGAGTTTACTGCTACGACAGAAATGAATTGGAACAACTTATAAATTCACAGGCTGGAACATTTGTCACGAAAACTGCTACATTACAGCCCCGTCCTGGAAATCCAGAGCCTAGGTATCATGACACAGCTCTAGGAAGCATAAATTCAATGGGACTTCCAAATTTGGGATTTGATTACTATTTAGATTATTTACTGGAATTGCAGAAAACACATCCTCACAGAACTTTCTTTTTCTCGCTTGTAGGAATGTCGACAGAAGACACTCACGCATTACTAAAAAAAGTTCAGGAAAGTGATTTTAAGGGAATAACAGAACTTAACCTGTCTTGTCCAAATGTGCCAGGAAAACCTCAAATTGCCTATGATCTGGAAACTACTGAAAAGCTGCTGGCAGATATTTTTTCATATTTCAAAAAGCCGCTTGGAGTAAAATTGCCTCCCTACTTTGATATTGTCCACTTCGATCAGGCAGCTACAGTATTTAATAAATTTCCACTAACATTTATAAACTGTATAAACAGTATTGGAAATGGGCTTGTGATTGAAGACGAAAGCGTTGTAATAAAGCCTAAAAATGGATTTGGAGGAATTGGTGGAGAATATATAAAACCAACTGCCCTTGCTAATGTTCACGCCTTTTATCAAAGGTTGAACCCATCTATTAAAATTATTGGAACAGGCGGTGTTCTTACAGGACAAGATGCTTTTGAGCATATTTTATGTGGAGCGAGCATGGTTCAGATTGGTACAACTTTGCACAAGGAAGGTCCTGTCGCTTTTGAGAGAATAACTAACGAATTAAAAGATATTATGGATAAAAAAGGATACAAAACTATTGAAGATTTTAGAGGAAAATTGAAATATTTATAA